From a single Candidatus Defluviilinea gracilis genomic region:
- a CDS encoding NAD-binding protein, with translation MKPTFRQKFKYWFDNQMSRGTPAMIGMLFVLSLAVVLVAGAIISIAGFVQEGQTERIPFIEAAWESLMRTLDSGTMGGDTGTGYRLVMLLVTLGGIFIVSALIGVLNNAIEGQMERLRKGRSQVLESNHTLVLGWSAQVFTVLNELMAANENQPNARIVVMADKDKVEMEDEIRERVEVKGKTRIICRNGSPIDPNDLEITSPHDAKAIIILPPENEDPDTDVIKTALAITNNPARRAAPYHIITQIRHAKNMAVLKLVGEKDKVQAILTGDLIARVVAQTSRQSGLSMVYTELMNFGGDEIYFRNEPALTGKTFGEALLAFEDSCVMGLRKTNGTILLSPPMDSRIEKDDQIFALSADDDTIRVSPTSGLAQINNALIHSSRQPLKPKPEKCLILGWNRSGTTIVHELDHYVPKGSQVTVVADIYNIEKQIRAQGGKLKNQKLVVMEGETTDRDLLNKLGVEEYDHVIVLAYSTMEPQEADAKTLVTLLHLRDMAEKDETPFSIVSEMLDLRNRELAEATQVDDFIVSEHLVSLMMSQLSENGELFHVFTDIFDPEGAEIYLKPISDYVTLGEAVNFYTVVEAARRRGETALGYRLVGEAKMAGKAYGVHTNPKKSEAVVFSSEDKVIVIAED, from the coding sequence ATGAAACCCACGTTCCGTCAAAAGTTCAAATATTGGTTCGATAACCAGATGTCGCGCGGCACGCCCGCCATGATCGGCATGTTGTTCGTGTTGTCGCTGGCGGTGGTGCTGGTGGCTGGCGCGATCATTTCGATCGCGGGGTTCGTGCAGGAAGGGCAGACTGAACGCATCCCATTTATAGAAGCGGCATGGGAAAGTTTAATGCGCACGCTGGATTCGGGCACGATGGGCGGCGACACAGGCACAGGCTATCGCCTTGTCATGTTGCTCGTCACGCTGGGCGGCATCTTCATCGTCAGCGCGTTGATCGGCGTGTTGAACAACGCCATCGAGGGGCAAATGGAACGCCTGCGAAAGGGACGGTCGCAAGTTTTAGAATCGAATCACACCCTCGTGCTGGGTTGGTCGGCGCAGGTCTTTACGGTGTTGAACGAGTTGATGGCGGCAAATGAAAATCAACCGAACGCGCGCATCGTGGTCATGGCAGATAAAGACAAAGTGGAAATGGAAGATGAGATCCGCGAGCGTGTTGAAGTCAAAGGGAAGACGCGCATCATCTGCCGCAACGGTAGCCCGATAGACCCGAACGATCTTGAGATCACAAGCCCGCATGATGCGAAAGCCATCATCATCCTGCCGCCCGAAAATGAAGACCCCGATACCGACGTGATCAAAACCGCGCTGGCGATCACCAACAATCCCGCTCGCCGCGCCGCGCCGTATCACATCATCACGCAGATCCGCCATGCGAAGAACATGGCAGTGTTGAAACTCGTCGGCGAAAAAGACAAAGTGCAAGCCATCCTCACCGGCGATCTCATTGCGCGAGTCGTGGCGCAAACCTCGCGCCAATCGGGGCTTTCGATGGTGTACACCGAACTGATGAACTTCGGCGGCGATGAAATTTATTTTAGAAATGAACCCGCGCTGACGGGGAAAACCTTTGGCGAGGCGTTGCTCGCCTTTGAAGATTCATGTGTGATGGGTTTGCGTAAAACGAATGGAACGATCCTTCTCAGCCCGCCTATGGATTCGCGAATCGAAAAAGATGATCAGATCTTCGCCCTCTCGGCAGATGACGACACGATCCGCGTCTCTCCCACATCAGGCTTGGCTCAGATCAACAACGCGCTCATCCACTCGAGCCGACAACCGCTAAAACCCAAGCCTGAAAAATGTCTTATCCTTGGCTGGAACCGAAGCGGCACGACCATCGTGCATGAACTCGATCACTATGTGCCGAAAGGTTCGCAGGTGACCGTCGTGGCGGATATTTACAACATCGAAAAACAAATCCGCGCGCAAGGCGGCAAGTTGAAGAATCAAAAACTCGTGGTGATGGAAGGTGAAACCACCGACCGCGATCTGCTCAACAAACTCGGCGTGGAAGAATACGATCACGTCATTGTTCTGGCGTACAGCACCATGGAGCCGCAAGAAGCGGACGCGAAGACGCTCGTCACATTACTGCATCTGCGCGACATGGCTGAGAAAGACGAAACGCCGTTCTCCATCGTCAGCGAGATGCTCGACCTGCGCAACCGCGAACTCGCCGAAGCCACACAAGTGGACGATTTCATCGTCAGTGAACATCTTGTCAGTTTGATGATGTCGCAACTTTCAGAGAACGGCGAACTGTTCCATGTGTTCACCGACATCTTCGACCCCGAAGGCGCGGAGATCTATCTCAAACCCATCAGCGATTATGTGACTCTCGGCGAAGCGGTCAACTTTTATACGGTGGTCGAGGCGGCGCGAAGGCGCGGGGAAACTGCGCTCGGCTACCGGCTTGTCGGCGAAGCCAAAATGGCGGGTAAGGCGTACGGCGTGCACACAAACCCAAAGAAGTCTGAAGCGGTTGTCTTTTCATCCGAGGATAAAGTGATCGTGATCGCGGAAGATTAG
- a CDS encoding class D sortase: protein MARRKSPEDLSVEELRRLLIEKRRGARRERLEHFKRTGRVVAVEPDALESSAPVVETLEETGDQPQVPESKRRRAMDRVLLAVEVLAVVGLVGVLISGFGVLRDLNEEVASAFVQVELTPTPLVMAVVLPSGHVPPDAQGNTRPNVEEIPEHLRPMVQSLENLPIPTSAPDQAIRLQIPALSVDAPIVQGDGWEQLKKGVGQNLASANPGDNGNVILSAHNDVYGELFRYLDKLVPGDQIIIYTQQRQYVYVVDRTAVVEPTAVEVMASTGSPTVTLISCYPYLVNDERIVVFGRLQN, encoded by the coding sequence ATGGCTCGAAGAAAATCCCCCGAAGATTTATCTGTTGAAGAATTACGCCGTTTGTTGATCGAGAAACGGCGCGGCGCGCGGCGTGAACGGCTGGAGCATTTTAAAAGAACAGGCAGGGTCGTTGCGGTGGAACCGGACGCGCTCGAGTCGTCTGCTCCGGTGGTGGAGACGCTTGAGGAAACCGGCGACCAGCCTCAAGTTCCGGAGTCGAAGCGGCGGCGTGCCATGGACCGAGTCCTGTTGGCGGTGGAAGTCCTCGCGGTGGTGGGACTCGTCGGAGTCCTCATCAGCGGGTTCGGGGTCTTGCGCGATCTCAATGAAGAAGTCGCATCGGCGTTCGTGCAGGTGGAGTTGACGCCGACGCCGTTGGTGATGGCGGTGGTGCTTCCGTCGGGACATGTGCCGCCCGACGCGCAGGGAAACACGCGCCCGAACGTGGAGGAGATCCCCGAACATCTGCGACCGATGGTGCAGTCGCTGGAAAATTTGCCGATCCCCACATCCGCGCCTGATCAGGCGATCCGTTTGCAGATCCCCGCGTTGAGCGTGGACGCGCCGATCGTGCAGGGCGATGGTTGGGAGCAACTCAAAAAAGGAGTTGGGCAAAATCTCGCATCGGCGAACCCGGGCGATAATGGGAATGTGATCCTTTCGGCGCACAACGATGTGTACGGCGAGTTGTTCCGCTATCTGGATAAACTTGTGCCCGGCGATCAGATCATCATTTATACTCAACAGCGGCAGTATGTGTATGTGGTGGACCGCACGGCGGTCGTGGAGCCGACGGCGGTGGAAGTGATGGCAAGCACAGGAAGCCCAACCGTGACGTTGATCTCGTGTTATCCGTATTTGGTTAATGATGAGCGGATTGTTGTGTTTGGAAGGTTACAGAATTAA
- a CDS encoding alanine--glyoxylate aminotransferase family protein, producing the protein MSRMFVPGPVDVADEVLQAQAAPMLPHRSKEFEAIFRRASEKSQGLFYTKYRVFLSASSGTGLQEAAIRNFVNKRVLSIVNGAFADRWYEVAVSNGKDVEKLSFDWDKPASPDLVADSVKRGGFEALTVVHNETSTGLQNPVKEIAEAVRAVSPETLILVDAVSSLGGAKIEMDAWGLDMVLTSSQKCLALPPGLALGAVSDRAMEKAKSVENRGWYFDLVRMEKHRVKDSSPATPAMSLIFALDFQLDRIFAEGLDNRFARHSAMAKRVQDWADAHDLSMYAPEGYRSQTVTTIKNERGINVSELNAFLKQREMRIAGGYGPIKESTFRIAHMGEIQMEDIEKLLVAMEEYLKKS; encoded by the coding sequence ATGTCGCGCATGTTTGTCCCCGGTCCCGTTGACGTTGCCGATGAAGTTTTGCAAGCGCAAGCCGCGCCGATGCTTCCACACCGAAGCAAAGAGTTCGAAGCCATCTTTCGCCGCGCTTCGGAAAAATCGCAAGGACTTTTTTATACCAAGTATCGCGTCTTCCTCAGCGCCTCGTCTGGGACGGGTTTGCAGGAAGCTGCGATTCGCAACTTTGTAAACAAGCGCGTCCTTTCCATCGTCAACGGCGCGTTTGCCGATCGTTGGTACGAAGTCGCCGTGTCAAACGGAAAGGATGTCGAGAAACTTTCTTTCGACTGGGACAAACCCGCTTCGCCCGACCTTGTGGCTGATTCAGTCAAACGCGGCGGATTCGAAGCCCTGACCGTCGTCCACAACGAGACGTCTACCGGGTTGCAGAATCCCGTGAAAGAGATTGCGGAGGCTGTCCGCGCGGTTTCGCCAGAGACGTTGATCCTCGTGGACGCGGTTTCATCCCTCGGCGGCGCAAAGATCGAAATGGATGCGTGGGGACTCGACATGGTTCTCACCTCGTCGCAAAAATGCCTCGCGCTTCCACCGGGACTCGCGCTTGGAGCCGTCTCAGACCGCGCCATGGAAAAAGCCAAGTCGGTCGAGAATCGCGGCTGGTACTTTGACCTCGTCCGCATGGAGAAGCATCGCGTGAAAGATTCCTCTCCCGCCACCCCGGCGATGTCGCTCATCTTCGCGCTCGATTTCCAACTGGATCGAATCTTCGCCGAAGGACTTGATAATCGCTTCGCGCGTCACTCCGCCATGGCAAAACGAGTCCAAGATTGGGCGGACGCGCACGACCTCTCGATGTACGCGCCCGAAGGCTATCGCTCGCAAACGGTGACGACGATCAAGAACGAGCGCGGCATCAACGTCTCTGAATTGAACGCCTTCCTCAAACAGCGCGAGATGCGCATCGCGGGCGGATACGGTCCGATCAAGGAATCCACCTTCCGCATCGCGCACATGGGCGAGATCCAAATGGAAGACATCGAGAAACTGCTTGTGGCGATGGAAGAGTACTTGAAGAAAAGTTGA
- a CDS encoding flotillin family protein, translating into MTGLLLVGAGLMGFVVLFLLLGIRFIPNTRIGIVEKRFGFKGSVKSGFIALNGEAGFQPKVLRGGLHYLMPIQYVVRLVPLVTIPQGKMGYIFARDGKLLEPTQALATNETAFDFQDVESFFKNGGQRGPQRRVLREGTFAINLVQFIVLTDERVYSMPLSREEMGVIQGMAQVIAERGGFVPVIIKDTDDKIGIATVHDGPSLAQGEIIAPVVGDDPKNDATYHNKFQDPDKFLKAGGFRGRQLQVLVEGTYYVNRLFATVEMIKKTIIDVGSVGVVVSYTGATGEDLSGKEYRHGELVARGQRGVWEEALLPGKYAFNTYAGNVVPVPTTNFILKWIRNQTGAHKFDENLSEVSLITKDAFEPSLPLSVVVHIDYQKAPLVVQRFGDIKRLVEQTLDPMVAAYFKNIGQTRTLIQLLQERSDIQRIASEEMKEKFRHYNLELEEVLIGTPSSPENDTQIETILTQLRSRQIAAEQIETYDRQEKAAVKERELREAEARAEMQTNMTQAELNIEIQSNQGKAEYQRSIQQASQIRALAEAEAEKVARIGIAQALATEEQVRAYGGPQFQVTQTVLNRFAEAIQQSKVDVVPRVVVGADKESGSGNIMEALLAMLLSDRFGALSNEAQGKRSEEAEQLRSDIRKSMTNKTDQDKKA; encoded by the coding sequence ATGACAGGTTTGCTTTTAGTAGGCGCGGGATTGATGGGCTTCGTAGTTCTCTTCCTGCTTTTGGGAATCCGATTCATCCCCAACACGCGCATCGGTATCGTAGAAAAGCGATTCGGTTTCAAAGGCTCGGTGAAAAGCGGGTTCATCGCGCTCAACGGCGAAGCAGGCTTTCAACCGAAGGTCTTGCGCGGCGGTCTGCATTACCTGATGCCGATCCAATATGTGGTGAGGCTGGTTCCATTGGTGACCATTCCGCAGGGAAAGATGGGCTATATCTTTGCGCGCGACGGCAAACTGCTCGAACCAACGCAGGCGCTCGCGACCAATGAGACCGCTTTCGATTTTCAAGACGTGGAATCTTTTTTCAAGAACGGCGGTCAACGCGGACCGCAACGCCGCGTCTTACGCGAAGGGACGTTTGCCATCAATCTCGTGCAGTTCATCGTGCTGACGGATGAGCGCGTGTACTCGATGCCGTTATCGCGTGAAGAAATGGGAGTGATTCAAGGCATGGCGCAAGTGATCGCCGAACGCGGCGGGTTTGTGCCGGTCATTATCAAAGACACCGATGACAAGATCGGCATTGCCACCGTCCACGATGGACCGTCGCTGGCGCAGGGCGAGATCATCGCTCCCGTGGTCGGCGACGACCCGAAAAATGACGCGACGTATCACAATAAATTTCAAGACCCCGATAAGTTTTTGAAAGCGGGCGGCTTCCGCGGGCGTCAACTGCAAGTGTTGGTGGAAGGCACCTATTACGTCAACCGCTTGTTTGCCACTGTGGAAATGATCAAAAAGACGATCATTGATGTGGGCAGTGTCGGCGTGGTCGTTTCGTATACAGGCGCGACAGGCGAAGACCTTTCGGGCAAGGAATATCGTCACGGCGAGTTGGTGGCGCGAGGTCAACGCGGCGTGTGGGAGGAAGCGCTGCTCCCCGGCAAGTATGCGTTCAACACCTACGCGGGCAACGTGGTTCCCGTGCCGACCACCAACTTCATTCTCAAATGGATCCGCAACCAGACAGGCGCGCACAAGTTCGATGAGAACCTCAGCGAAGTTTCGCTCATCACAAAGGACGCGTTCGAGCCGTCGCTACCTTTGTCGGTAGTCGTACACATTGACTATCAGAAAGCCCCGCTGGTCGTGCAACGCTTCGGCGATATCAAACGTCTCGTCGAGCAGACGCTCGACCCCATGGTGGCGGCATATTTCAAGAACATCGGTCAGACGCGCACATTGATTCAGCTACTGCAAGAACGCAGTGACATTCAACGCATTGCCAGCGAAGAGATGAAAGAAAAGTTCAGGCACTACAATCTTGAGTTGGAAGAAGTGTTGATCGGCACGCCGTCGTCACCTGAGAACGACACGCAGATCGAAACGATCCTCACGCAGTTGCGCTCGCGGCAGATCGCGGCGGAACAAATTGAAACGTATGACCGACAGGAAAAAGCCGCGGTGAAAGAACGCGAACTCCGCGAAGCCGAAGCCCGCGCCGAGATGCAAACGAACATGACGCAGGCTGAACTCAACATCGAGATCCAGTCGAATCAGGGTAAAGCCGAATATCAACGCTCGATCCAGCAGGCGTCGCAAATCCGCGCGCTGGCAGAAGCGGAAGCCGAGAAGGTAGCGCGTATCGGTATCGCGCAGGCGTTAGCCACCGAGGAACAAGTCCGCGCGTATGGCGGGCCGCAGTTCCAGGTGACGCAAACTGTGCTGAATCGTTTTGCCGAAGCCATCCAACAATCCAAAGTGGATGTGGTCCCACGCGTGGTTGTCGGCGCGGATAAAGAGAGCGGCTCGGGCAATATCATGGAAGCCCTGCTCGCCATGCTCCTCTCGGACCGCTTCGGCGCGCTCTCGAATGAAGCGCAAGGCAAACGCTCGGAGGAAGCGGAGCAACTCCGTTCTGATATCCGCAAGAGTATGACGAACAAGACGGATCAAGATAAGAAGGCGTAA
- a CDS encoding class I SAM-dependent RNA methyltransferase encodes MDSKPVTFDLQLETMIYGGDAMGRLPDGRAVFVPFGLAGEKVRARLTEEKKNFARGQILQILEPSKDRIQPRCKHFFSPLALSGALAETKRGEGTGVRACGGCHYQHLPYEKQLEIKNEILIDQLKRIGKIENPPVQPMIACPTPWNYRNHMQFSLDEHGKLGFQAPNSNKIIPIAECHLPEPSINDFWHQLEFEPETDIERVSLRAGNDDDLMLVLESDSPEPPELEIEAGISIAHVYEENSVVIAGNDHILIRVLDRDFKVSAASFFQVNTVMAGKMVEHLITQLPITNSSTLLDLYCGVGLFSAFFAPKCGRVIGVEASSSACEDFTVNLDEFDNVELYEGAAEEILPSLVGRIGNPPDYVIVDPPRAGIERHALDAIVQLKPQKIAYVSCDPSTLARDAARLIQGGYTLKEVTPFDLFPQTYHIESISLFDLLHM; translated from the coding sequence ATGGATTCGAAACCTGTGACCTTTGACCTGCAACTTGAAACAATGATCTATGGCGGCGACGCGATGGGACGCCTGCCCGACGGTCGCGCGGTCTTTGTCCCGTTTGGGTTGGCGGGAGAAAAAGTCCGCGCGAGGTTGACGGAGGAGAAGAAAAATTTTGCGCGCGGGCAAATTCTCCAAATTCTCGAACCCTCAAAAGATAGAATTCAGCCCAGATGCAAACATTTCTTTTCTCCTCTCGCGCTGAGCGGAGCGCTAGCGGAGACGAAGCGGGGAGAGGGGACAGGGGTGAGGGCTTGCGGAGGATGCCATTACCAGCACCTTCCCTACGAAAAACAACTTGAGATAAAAAACGAAATTCTGATTGACCAACTCAAGCGCATCGGCAAGATCGAAAACCCGCCCGTTCAGCCGATGATTGCGTGTCCCACTCCATGGAATTATCGCAATCACATGCAGTTCTCGCTGGATGAACACGGCAAACTTGGTTTTCAAGCGCCCAACTCAAACAAGATAATTCCTATCGCTGAATGTCACCTTCCCGAACCAAGCATCAACGATTTCTGGCATCAACTTGAATTCGAGCCTGAAACAGACATCGAGCGAGTCTCTCTTCGCGCGGGAAACGATGATGACTTGATGCTCGTCCTCGAATCGGATTCTCCTGAGCCGCCTGAACTCGAGATCGAAGCGGGGATTTCCATCGCGCACGTGTACGAAGAAAACTCCGTTGTCATCGCGGGGAATGACCACATCCTCATCCGCGTGCTTGACCGCGATTTCAAAGTCTCCGCCGCGTCGTTCTTTCAAGTGAACACGGTCATGGCAGGGAAGATGGTCGAACACTTAATTACCCAATTACCAATTACGAATTCATCTACTTTACTCGACCTCTACTGCGGCGTCGGTCTCTTCAGCGCATTCTTCGCTCCCAAATGCGGACGCGTGATCGGCGTGGAAGCCTCCTCATCTGCTTGCGAAGACTTCACGGTGAATCTCGACGAGTTCGATAACGTGGAGTTGTACGAAGGCGCTGCGGAGGAAATTTTACCGAGCCTCGTGGGGCGGATTGGTAATCCGCCCGATTACGTGATTGTTGATCCTCCCCGCGCGGGCATCGAACGTCACGCGCTGGACGCCATCGTCCAATTGAAGCCGCAGAAAATTGCGTATGTTTCCTGCGACCCGTCCACGCTGGCGCGGGATGCGGCGAGGTTGATCCAGGGCGGATATACGTTGAAAGAGGTGACTCCCTTCGACCTGTTCCCGCAGACGTATCACATCGAATCCATTTCGTTGTTTGACCTCTTGCATATGTGA
- a CDS encoding uracil-DNA glycosylase, translated as MTQSTVLDSSNSFRSLDEALSAIRGMKDDPLANAGTNVVISRGNPNAKLLLIGEAPGPQENIKGKPFVGPAGQLLDKILQGGNFDPERDVYITNSVFRLPPGTDGKSFRKPTDAEVEYYRPFVFEIIRLIDPLVILLTGNVACQSVLRKTGITSMRGQWIRLEGRWLMPIFHPSYLLRNQSREPGSPKALMWEDIKEARRKYDELVGSL; from the coding sequence ATGACGCAATCCACTGTGCTCGATTCTTCCAATTCTTTTCGTTCTCTGGATGAAGCGCTATCCGCCATACGCGGTATGAAGGACGATCCGCTTGCCAATGCGGGGACGAATGTGGTCATTAGCCGCGGCAACCCGAATGCGAAGTTGTTGTTGATCGGCGAGGCGCCGGGTCCGCAGGAGAATATCAAGGGTAAGCCGTTCGTGGGACCGGCAGGGCAACTGCTCGATAAGATCCTGCAGGGCGGGAACTTCGACCCGGAGCGGGATGTGTACATCACCAACTCGGTCTTCCGCTTGCCGCCGGGGACGGATGGCAAGTCCTTCCGCAAGCCAACGGACGCGGAAGTTGAGTATTACCGTCCGTTTGTGTTTGAGATCATTCGGTTGATCGATCCGCTGGTGATTTTGTTGACCGGGAATGTGGCGTGTCAATCGGTCTTGAGAAAGACCGGTATCACCTCCATGCGCGGACAATGGATTCGCTTGGAGGGTCGTTGGCTGATGCCGATCTTTCACCCTTCCTATTTGTTGAGAAATCAATCGCGTGAACCGGGCTCGCCCAAAGCGCTGATGTGGGAGGATATCAAGGAAGCGCGCAGGAAGTATGATGAGCTGGTGGGTTCGCTGTGA
- a CDS encoding ABC-F family ATP-binding cassette domain-containing protein yields MSLITVSSLSKSFGAEDLFSGVTFSVAKGARLAIVGPNGIGKTTLLRILVGQEEPSDGTITRAKNLRIGYLSQEADFELQGALWDVCLEPFAELIRMEGELKRLEDEMSDPTTRDQALVRYGSVQHTFEERGGYMYPIRIKQVLTGLGFDEPDFHMSLDHLSGGQRTRAHLARLLLSNPDLLLLDEPTNHLDIKAVEWLESYLTQWDGAAIIVSHDRYFLDHACNALLEMAVSGSEYYRGNYTTYLNEREIRWNHRFEIFESEKEKLLKDMEYIKKNIAGQNTLQAKGKLKRLTRVVQAIEQAGIEAVNMNWSQLDVETTQSPFGVEEAERRVRALRPPQRVTPDLHLHLRSTNRSGDLVIRTKNLKVGYAAENGTPEKFLFAAPDIELRRLDCAALIGPNGAGKSTFLKTILGSLAPLAGEAILGASLHVGYFAQAHEGLDPEKTVLDEITAASGMLPYQARDYLGKYLFSGDDAFKLVSMLSGGERGRLALAKLALQDTNLLLLDEPTNHLDIPSQEILQSVLDSYKGTILLVSHDRYLVDALATQIWEIGGETSEVSQTSEVLRVFNGTYSQMKEEREKQAARLTSFQSPVSNLQFSNSRNVKNAKNKETKEERRKIAQLQELENAIAELEATLANLGAQLESPFVKPAEAATLGTEYERVQREMDAKLGEWERMQG; encoded by the coding sequence ATGTCACTGATTACTGTAAGTTCCCTCTCCAAATCCTTCGGCGCGGAAGATCTATTTTCTGGCGTCACCTTTTCGGTTGCCAAAGGCGCGCGGCTTGCCATTGTGGGACCGAACGGAATCGGCAAGACGACTCTGTTGCGCATCCTCGTCGGGCAGGAAGAACCTTCAGACGGGACGATCACGCGCGCCAAGAATCTCCGCATCGGCTACCTCTCGCAAGAAGCGGACTTTGAATTGCAGGGCGCGTTATGGGATGTGTGCCTCGAGCCGTTCGCCGAGTTGATTCGCATGGAAGGCGAACTGAAAAGACTTGAAGATGAGATGTCCGACCCAACGACGCGCGATCAGGCTTTGGTCCGATATGGAAGCGTGCAACACACGTTCGAAGAGCGCGGCGGATACATGTATCCCATCCGCATCAAGCAAGTGCTCACTGGTTTGGGATTCGACGAACCCGATTTTCACATGTCACTCGATCATCTCTCAGGCGGACAACGCACGCGCGCGCATCTGGCACGATTGTTGTTGTCGAACCCCGATCTATTGTTGCTCGATGAGCCGACGAACCATCTCGACATCAAAGCTGTTGAGTGGCTTGAAAGTTATCTCACGCAATGGGACGGCGCGGCGATCATCGTTTCGCATGATCGTTATTTTTTAGATCACGCCTGCAACGCTCTGCTTGAAATGGCGGTCAGCGGATCGGAATATTATCGCGGCAATTACACAACGTATTTGAACGAGCGCGAGATCCGCTGGAATCATCGCTTTGAAATTTTCGAAAGCGAAAAAGAAAAACTGCTCAAAGACATGGAATACATCAAGAAAAATATTGCGGGGCAAAACACGTTGCAGGCAAAAGGTAAACTCAAACGGCTCACGCGCGTTGTGCAAGCCATCGAACAGGCAGGCATCGAAGCGGTCAACATGAATTGGTCGCAACTCGATGTGGAAACCACGCAATCGCCGTTCGGCGTCGAGGAGGCCGAGCGCCGCGTCCGCGCGCTGAGACCTCCTCAGCGCGTTACGCCCGATCTGCATTTGCATCTGCGTTCGACGAATCGTTCGGGCGATCTCGTCATCCGCACAAAAAATTTGAAGGTGGGATACGCCGCCGAAAACGGAACGCCCGAAAAATTTTTATTCGCCGCGCCCGACATCGAATTGAGACGACTCGACTGCGCCGCATTGATCGGACCGAACGGCGCGGGCAAATCAACATTCCTCAAGACGATACTCGGTTCCCTTGCCCCTCTGGCTGGTGAGGCGATCCTGGGAGCGAGTCTACACGTCGGCTATTTCGCGCAGGCGCACGAGGGACTCGACCCCGAGAAAACTGTGTTGGATGAGATCACCGCCGCATCAGGGATGTTGCCGTATCAAGCGCGCGACTATCTCGGCAAATATCTTTTCTCTGGCGACGACGCGTTCAAACTTGTGTCCATGCTCTCAGGCGGCGAACGCGGACGATTAGCCCTAGCCAAACTCGCCTTGCAAGACACAAACTTGTTATTGCTCGATGAGCCAACAAATCATCTTGATATTCCCTCACAGGAAATTTTGCAATCTGTGTTGGATTCGTACAAAGGCACGATCCTGCTCGTCTCTCACGACCGCTATCTCGTGGACGCGCTCGCCACCCAAATCTGGGAGATCGGCGGGGAGACCTCCGAGGTCTCTCAGACCTCGGAGGTCTTGCGCGTGTTCAACGGCACGTATTCGCAAATGAAAGAAGAACGCGAGAAACAAGCGGCGCGGCTAACCAGTTTCCAATCTCCAGTCTCCAATCTCCAATTCTCAAATTCTCGAAATGTGAAGAATGCAAAGAATAAAGAAACGAAAGAGGAAAGACGAAAGATAGCGCAGTTGCAAGAATTGGAAAACGCCATCGCCGAACTAGAAGCGACGCTGGCGAATCTTGGCGCGCAGTTGGAGAGTCCCTTCGTGAAACCCGCCGAAGCCGCCACGCTGGGAACAGAGTACGAGCGCGTGCAGAGGGAAATGGATGCCAAACTAGGTGAATGGGAGAGGATGCAAGGATGA